One stretch of Lemur catta isolate mLemCat1 chromosome 2, mLemCat1.pri, whole genome shotgun sequence DNA includes these proteins:
- the C2H6orf226 gene encoding uncharacterized protein C6orf226 homolog: protein MERPRSPGRAAALTDAAPASVTLAQLLQVVQQGREIPGLERRHIAATHGEPTTSRLPRRPKPWEAAALAESFRPAALDPGPQASPTLKKGMAPAEAATTPS from the coding sequence ATGGAGCGGCCCCGCAGTCCCGGCCGGGCTGCCGCGCTCACGGACGCAGCCCCGGCCTCGGTGACCCTGGCGCAGCTCCTGCAGGTGGTCCAGCAGGGCCGGGAAATCCCGGGCCTGGAGAGACGCCACATCGCGGCGACCCACGGCGAACCCACGACGTCCCGGCTCCCGCGGAGGCCCAAGCCTTGGGAGGCCGCGGCTTTGGCCGAGTCCTTCCGCCCTGCGGCCCTAGACCCGGGGCCACAGGCATCGCCGACCCTCAAGAAAGGAATGGCCCCGGCGGAGGCAGCGACTACGCCTTCTTAA